The window AGCCGATGCTAACTTTCCAATCAGCTTGATCCATAACTTGATCCAAAGGCAAAATAAAGAAGACAGGAACCGGGCAAATCGGATCACTACCGATTCTGTTGACCGAATCTTGCCCTCTTCCAAGATTTTCAACATAGTATTGCGTGGGTGTTTTTGGCCTAAAATAAAACCTCGCATAAGCTTTTCGCTCATGCAGAGTCTGTGCAATGATCCCTGATCCTGCAGAATCCTTAAAACTGGCCGAATTTCTGCTCTTGATTGTGCCCTGCTTAATGATAGAAATTGCATTTTCAATATGGGTAAAATGGTAAATATTAAGCGGTTTACCATCTAGAAAAGCGCTTAGTCCGTCCAGTAGCATTTTTTTTGCATCATCCCCGCAGCGTGCTATCAACTGCTGATTCCGGACAAGATTTGCATCCCATAGTTCCTGATAACTTGCCTTTGGCATTAAGAAATTAAGCGCAGTTGACTGGGCTAATGAAGAATAGCCATCTTTTTGACTATCTTCATTTTCCTCGTCTCCATCTGAGTCCTCTTTTTCATCTTCACCTTGTGGAAAATCATCAGCGGGTGGCAGTCCAATTTTTTCTTCCTCGAAATAAGCTTTGATCTCCTCAGGTTCACTTCGCAACAGGAATTCAAGTTCTCGGTCGTGCTTTCGGTAGCCGAAAATCCTGCAGAGTAAATTTGGCAACAGATACATCACCTTTTGTTGGGTCCAAGGTGAAAGCGTATATAATTTATTTTCAACAAAATGTACAGCTACTTTTTTATTCCATGCATCCCCATAAAAAACCTCTAGCTCATCAGCCTGGAAAAACGCAAGTTTTTTAAATTTCTCCTGGAGATCAAAAAGTACCTCAGGATATCCACTGGCGGCCTCGTTTTCCATCCACTTCGCCCAAAAAGGTATGATCTGGGCTATCCGACGTGAAAGCGCTCTGGCTGGCGCTTCATCAGGTGTATTCAGTCCAAATTCACTTTGCCGGATGATATTTACATTCATAAGTTCCAGCAAGTGTTCAAGTGCGCTATGCCGTTGATTCTCTTTATTCAACTGGATAAACCTAAATACTCCTCCGAACACTTTATGGTCTCCATCAATAAAATGATTGAGCATGTCCGCAGCCAAAAATTCCCCTCGAGTATCCAGAAAGTTGGCAGTCAAAGCCCAGGTTTCAATGCTCTGCAACTGCTGGGAATTAAAAACATTCAACTGATCTAATAAATAGGTATAAATATGCTGAATCTTGGATTTATTGTCTTGGATATTGGCAGCGTCAGTAGAAATTTCCCCCAATAAGACCAGATAATCTGAAAGTTCAAGGCTTGTTCTAAACCCAAAGAAAGACCGCCAGTCTGCATCCAGATCCGGACCAGCGAAAACCGGCAGATAGTTCTGGGCAAAGCGATTTTCTTCGGAGTTCAGAAAAATCTTTCCTGAAGCCAGGCACTCTTTTGTTGTGGTTGGCAAACAGTTTCGATGCTGAACATACCACTTAAGGTAAGCGGTCACCTTATCTCCCGAATCCCTTCCTGGGAAACCAGGATTACCCCAAAATGCGGTAGGATACTCAAGCAACCTTAACACCGGAATTCCCAGCACCACATCCTGCCAGAAAAGTTGGGCAAAACCAAAATTATCACCCGTATACTTTAAGAGACTCAGAGAGCGAATTTCCTTAAAAGAATCCGAAGGGAATTTCGTAAGATAAGGTTTGAAAGTGAAGCCAGTGAGATAATTAACATCAAACCCTTTATTTATCAACTCATAATTAGACAAAACTTCATTATACTCCACAATTCCGATGCGCTCTTTCACCCCCAGATAATAAAAGAAATTCTTCCAGTCTGCAGATGGAGCCCCCACAGGTAAATATTGCGAAGTCACATAGATATCCTCATCGAGCACTGCTTCAAGCTGAATATGTGGGTGATATTCATTAGCATAAAAGCTCTTGTGTGCAGGGATCAGATTTCCCCGTTTGCTTAAAAGTTTCAATTCTCCCAAACTGGCAAGTATCTCCGGCCCAACCTGTCCTTTTGAAAAGAGGTTAAAGATATCGCGTACAGTTCTAATTGCATTCTTAGTGGTCACAAAGGTTGAAACATTAGGTAGAATAACTTTCATAAGAAAGGTCAGATCAGATTTAATCTGTACGCCGAGACCTTGCAACCATAATTTAACTTCAAGATTTTCGCCTGCCCAATTATCCAAATCTGCATGGATAAACGAGATTTCGGTGTCATCAGCATAAGTTTCTCCTGGAGCCGGGAAAAACACCTCTTTTGGCGATTTCAACTCATTTCTTTGATTCAAAATAAACGGCCAGCTCTGTAAACTATCAAGTGTAATTGCACTCACGTAGCTGTTATCATGCAGATTTTTAATATGCATGATTAATGCTCTATTTTTTAAAGGATCATGCTCTGCCTCAAATTCTATTGTCGCGAGCATCTTCTGAAAGTCTTTCCAATCGAAAACAGCCACACCTGCTGCTTTAAGTTTTCCTTCTACAGAATTTTTAGAAACAAAAGGTGCTTGATCCAGCTCAGCCAGTCCATCACGAACCATCTTATACCCACGGATAAGGTTGCCTCCTACAAATTCTACATCAGAAAGAAAGGTGTAATCCATCAGAGATTGGTTTACCCTAAGCAAATTCCCTCCTTTATTGAGCACAAAAGCCACTTGTTTAACTGCTAAGTTGAAGCTGGCATTGTAGGCCAAAGCGAGCTTATCTGATGGATTAATCGCACTCGGCAGCAGATTGTAAGCGGTAAAACCATAATCGCCTGTTACCAGCTCGGCGATCCACTTGAGAAGTTCCAAAGGGATACAACCAAACAGCCACTCATTCCAAGCCGCATCCTTATGCAAATCCTCACGGTTGGCGGCAGTATAAAAAGCCGCATTAACAAGAACCGGGATTCCATACCCTCTTTCTTCAGTGGGTAGATAAGCATAGAGGAGCCTTTCCGAATCCTTTAACCCTTCAAGCCCCTCGTCTCCAATTTTTGCAGCCAGGGTAATCTCGACCTTTTTAGCGTTCCGCAGTTTTTCTGGCATATCGGATTCCTCTTTCAAGAGCATTTGAGTAGCCTGGGGAATATCAATTACCAGTGTTTTTTTGAACCAACTAGAATGCTCTTCACCGTTAACTTGAATAGAAGTCCTCTGGTCCTGGGCGACATCGACCGTAATTCGAGTTGGTTTAGTACTTAAAAACTCAATGGATGAAATATGCTTCAAAAACAAAAACATATTCGCTTTATTGGAAAGCTCAGCAATTGCAGATGCTATAGCCTCAGGTTTCTTTAGTGCCACAATTGTAGCAACCTTCCAACCACCATCACTCAAAAACCTGTGGATATCGGGTTCGACCTCCTGATTTTTTGTGTAGATAGGGATAATCTGCCACGGTACTTCAAAGCTACGTTTTTCCTGAAGCTCCCAAGCCGCTTGTGATTCGCCCCATATCGGGTTCCATTCATGCCTAAAGTCTGAATCAAAGCGAAAATATTCTCCATCTGTAAAAACTGTTACATGATCGGAGACACCAAAAACTGCCTTAAAACCAATTCCTTTAAAACCTGTTTTATCGGGATCATTTTTCTTGGAGCCATTGTCTACACCACATACACCCTTTACATCCCCGTCGTCAAAAGGTTTGCCGCTGTGCGCTATCACCAGCAGGCTACCGAAGAGCTTAACAGCAACCCTTACTTTTTCTCCACCCCCACCGGCATCATCAGCATTTTGAAGCAGCTCATAAACGAAACGTTTTGAATCACTGTAAAGGTCGGTAGAAAGATACCGCAAAGATGCTGCTTGATCTACCATCTGTTCGGCTTCTGCGTAATTTGTTTTTTTTCTAAATATTTTTTCGACGGTTTCTAATATAGACATGATTGCGTAATATAAATGGCGGGTCGAAACCCTCAATGGTTTGCTAATAGTATTTAGATCGTTATTGCTTTTACTACCTGTATAGGGAATAATCAGATGGCCCTTTTAAATGACAGGATTGATAAACCCTTCTGAACAATGGATGTAGTTACCTGAAAAGGACTAGAACTATCGAATGAGTTTCTCCTTTACATGAAAAATGTAGGCAACCTCTTTTCCCGGAAGTTTTGCTTCTTCCTGCAAAAGGTTAGCATTTTTGATATTAAACTGAAAAAGATCTTTTACAGAACTGACATAGTTTCCCGAAGCGATATTTGCGATGAAATTAACTGTTGAATTCACAATAACTTCTAGAACCGAATTATTATATTTCATCTTGTGAAGTTTGAATTGCTTAAGATAATCGGAATAGAGATAATCATATTCATCTCTTATTTCGGAAAGTTTCTGAGTGGAAGTTGACACTTTATTTATCCAACTGGTTAAGGCAAGGTATTTGTTCTTAATGTCCGCATCAGTTCGGAATTCTATGATATGGTCCCAATGCGTATCGAATGCTGGCTCGGGAATGTCATTGAGGATAAATTGAATAACTTCACTTTTCTTTTCTTTTGAATTCAGCGTATCATATGTTCTGAGTAAAGGATAATATTCCGCGGATTCATCGCGTTTTCGCAAATGCAATGCATCCAACCTATTAGAGAGATCATGGGTAAGAAAAAAATGATTGAAGTACTCCTTCTTCATTTCAGCAAGTTGATCCTGAGTTGGATTTTTTGGGAAGTTCCTCTCATTACCAGCCTGAAGAAATAAGTCATTTAACTGCGCTTTTAACTTACTAACCTCTTGCTCTTCACCCTCGAATTTTTCATTGAAATAAGGATAAGTCCGTACGACATCATTATCCCGGAGAAAATCCCATACCGCTTTTTCATAAAAAAGGGACTGGTTCTCATCATTCATTTCCACCCTTGAAAGATCGGAAACGATACTAAACCTTCCTTCTCCGATATATATATTATCATAGAAAAGAGATAGTTTTTTAATAAGAGGTTCTTCAAAAAACTTATTGAAGGTAACATAGGGAAAAACAATATTTTTAGGCATTATCTTCGAATAAAAGCGTTGGATAAATATGATAAAAAAAACTGTTCCTGATAAACTTTTTCGCAAATAAGTATTGATTTTCATCATCTAGCGATCATTAAGTTGCCCTGACAGTATTGATTTATTCTATTATGAAAATGAGAAATGATTACCGTGGTCAACCAGATCTGTAAAAAAAATGCCTGACCATAACAGTCAGGCATCCAAACAAACCACAAAACTAAGCTCAAACTACTTCTTTTTCTTCTTTTCGCTCACTTCCACCCGTATCTGCTGTCCCAGCAATTTAACCTGCTGCATGGCAATTCGAAGCCTCCTACCAGCCGCGCCATTCCCTTTAGCAAAAAACTTCAGCGCATCTTCTTCCGCGCCCAATACAACCGCCTTTAACGAATCAAAATTTTTCATAACAATCGTTTTACAAGTTAAAAATCAATGAATTAATAAAAAAGAGTTCAATTAATCTATCCCATAGTCATCCCACCATCTTTATCAATACTTAACTGGCTACCCTTTACAGAGACAATCTCCGCCCCATACTTAGTTTCGAACTCTGCCTGTTTCAACAGCAACCAGCCCACATCGCGGGAAAGAATATCCATTTCCGCGACCACCACCACATTAACGCGGCCATGTTGTTGACAAACAATCCCCTCCAGAAGCCGCCAGGACATGCTCCTTTCCCCTTGCTCAGAAAGCACCACCCTCAGTTCAATCCCATTCTCCTGACAGTAATCATAGATCCGTTCCGCCTGCCAGTCAAGTTCCCGCAGGTCCCCGTAGCGTTCAATCCTGGCATAACCGACCGCAACCAATAGCTTATTCTCCTCTTCCATAGCCATATAATCAAACAACTGGAACTAAAGCGAAAACCAACACGAAAATGAAGGCCTTAGCCCCCCAAACCAATGCCCGCTTCCTGCTCACTATCCTTGTTCTTTCCTTTCTCCTTCCCAGCATCAAGTACATTGACCAAAGCCTCTTTGGTCAAAAACTGCTCACGTTTTTCAAGACTACCGTCTGGTGTATAAAAATTAACTTTACCATACCTTGGCACAGCTTCCAGCATAAGCTTCACCGCCTTGCCATCTTTCTCTACGCTCACCAATGGCGTTAATCCATTACGCAGGTCTGCTTCCAGTTTTTCTCTTTTTTCAGGAACCGCAAGCTCAGCAATCTTATAATTATCCAATACCTTGGGCAGGTCAAATCCATACTGCGGATCATGGTACTGCTGCAGATTAAAATTACCGTTTGCCCCAACACCTTTGTCCATATCAAACTTTACCCAGGCTGCGTAAGGTTCTCCTGAAAGAAAATTCACCAGATCATTTCTATATACTGCATAACCCTGGATCATCTGCGCAGATTGCTGAACAGTAAAGCCTTTACCCCGATCCGGCCACATGGTCTGCGATGCCGGTTTTCCGTAAAAGGCTCCCCTGAACTCTTTGGTTACGAAATTGACTTTACCATTTTCCATAGTAGCAAGGCTGATCTTTTGCAGTTTCTCGTCTGTAACTTTTGTATATTTTATCGCATTTAGGTTTTCCATTACGTGTTGCCTGTTAATGCGAATTCTTTCGAGATATCCCTTATTGGCCCCTGCTATCCTTTCAGTCCACCAAAGAATTCCTGGAGAATTCTCAAGATGCCCTTGTAGCTATCTACAAAGGCATAAAGTGAGGCCCAGCCCAACTTCCGCTTGCTCCTTTTCTTTTTAGGAGAAAAGGACTTACGGCGAGAAATTCGAGCCGATGCCTTTAAACAGTCAAATGCTCCTTTATCATTGTTGTTTTTTCATGACCATATTAGTCAGCCTCGGCTTACCCAGCGCATTCGCCTCAACTGTTAGCTCGAGCAAAGTTCCAAAAGGCAAATAACGCACCTCTATCTCGCCAGCCAGATACCTGCCTTGATTAGCAGCTTTCCGATAAACAGATAAGCTGATTTTCCTATGTGAATCTTCGAGGGTAAAAAAACAGTTAATCGTTAGACCGCTTTTTGACCATAACATAAAATCGAGCTTTGCGGTATAAGTTCCAAGCGGAACATCCTCTTTTCCATAAGGATAATTTTTAGGTTCGAGCTCCACCTCTAAATCGGGAGTGAGTTCAAATACAGTTGTTTTCATAATGTTTCGGATTTGATATCCAAAATTGGTAAGTAACCAACATAGGGAATCCAATATTGGATAGGTTGGATGTTAAGCTTGCATTCATCCGGTCGTCAGATTTTTTTGTTAACTTAGCAGCAGATTTTTAGAACAATCGAGGTATCTAAAAACAGAAATCCCGCAACGCTCCTAATAAATGACTTTTTCAGATTTTCTTATCAAATATATCTTCAGACAACCTGGAGAGGAAGCTGTTTTCCTAGGCAGCCAAAAACAATACAGATCAATGGTCGCAATTGTAGAAACTACATCCTTCTGGGAGAAACTATCCTGGGCAGATAAGTTGATTGCAATCTTTAAGTTTAATTGGCGTGTTACAGATCAACAATTGGAAGAAAAGGCCGCAGAGGTATTTCAAGAAATTTTCGGAAAACAGGCTGACTATGGCGAACAACTCTTCAACCTTATGCAATGGCACCATTCTAGATTATGGAACCTAAAAGAAATCACCGAAATCGATAAGGAGAAGACTAGTGGACTCGATTCATTATCTATTATCACCAGAAATCTTATCCGGAAGGTAGAAACCGGCCACCTAAATCTGAAAATAGCTGATCGCGCTCCACAAATGTGCACAATGCTGCATGGGATGGTTATCAAAATACCTGTAATATCGATCCAATACTGTCTGGACATCGATAGTCTTTTTGCATTCAACAGTATTAGAAAATCAAAACATCCACTCGCAGAATCCATCGTGTCTTATCTGTATGAAATCCAGTTTATTCAATACAAAATTGTTGACAGTTTACTTTCCTTCTTAAAATTAACCCAGCAGATCAAAGACGGAAAAGGAAATTCTTCGCTAACGCACAAAGAATTCTCAGCTATTAAGGATGCAGATCTTGTATTCACCTATCTAAAATCTACGGTAGAAAAAGCCGTTATACTTCTCGGCGCTATCTATGAAATCAAAGATCTCGAGAATAAAAAGACACATAAATCGAAATTAGATGCACTTTCAAAAGGAATCCCAGTAAACATCCAAAATATTGGTTATTTCTTGTTTGTTTGGGAATTCATCAAATCAGAAAATTTAGACGAACTCAATAAATACAGAACCGGACTCCTTCACAAAAAAGGAATCTCTGATCTGCAACCACACATGTATACCGATAAAACCGCTGATAGGCTACCACTTATAAAAGTTTATAATGTGCTTCATGAGCAGCATGCAAAAAACACTGCGGTTCTTATCGGTGTATTGGCATTACTCACTGATAAACTGGTCATTTTAGATCCACCGGAAATTGCCCCTTGGGATATACCGTAAAAATGTTTTTTCTAATTGTCTTACGATTATTCGTAAAGCACCTTATGATCACTTTCAAAACGAAAATAAGCACCCTGCTGGATAAGGGAGCGGGCCCTAAGGTAGTGATGTGCCTTGATTTTCTCCCGCAGTTCAGCCTTGGAATACTGGCTTTTGTTTTTAGAAATAGCCTTATATTTCTTCTCAACTCTTTTTCTAATAGCCAGTTTTACACTGCGGACATTTTCTTTAGCATTCAATTTTTCACAGATCAAATTGTAAAGAGCGTTGGAAGTTAATGATATGCATGGGAAGGGTGCATTAGGATTGGCAGCGTTCAGTGCTAAAAGGGCCTCATCAAGATCTAATTTTTCGAGTAGCGCAGAAAAATATTCTGAGAAGGCGTATTCTATCTCACCACTAGGAATCTTTTGGACATTACCTACAAAACCGAAGAAAGGAGAACGATTGAACGGACTTATTGCATTAAACAGGTAGGCACCATAACAGGTTGCGAGTGATAGAAACAATTGATTTTGCAATTTTTCGTTTATGCGTACCAGAAGGGAATACAACTCATCCCAGGTAATTAGCTCGCCGTTGTTAATTCCCAATCCAGCTCGATTCCCATGTATTTCTAAATGTAGATACGGGCGGTGTGAAAGTGGGCCCGTCCTCTCGCAGATTTCATTCAGTGCAGCTATAAACTCGACCTTATTTGCAACAGGCAATAGTTGGGTACCGAACCCTTCATGGAGCTTTACTTTGTAACGTAATACATCGTTATAGATGTTTGTCCCTGTTTTTACTTCACCGGCACCTAGTGATTCGATCACATAAATAAAATTAAAATATATTGTCTGTTTCATCTGCAGTTATCAGAAAGCTATCTATACTTAAATCTTGTCTGGAAATACGCCATTGATTTATTGAAACTTAATATTTGCTGCGATAACGAGTCAGACATTGCCACAATCATATCTTTGTTCAGATCCGTGCCATTGATCTTATCATACATATTATCCGAGAGTTCAGCACGCTCCATATCCTCCAAATACCTTATATACCCACCGATTGTTAAACCGTCGCTAAATAACTCACTTTCTCCATGTCCTTCGACATAAATTTTCAGCTCAGCAATCAAGTTCTTGATTAGCTGCTGCGAAGTTCCAAATTTCGTAGCTAATGCCAGCTTGGCTTCATGGTTTTCTTTCCTGGGTAAGAAATTGAACTGGTAAACCAAATAACAAATACCAACAACTGCACATATTCCTGAAATCGTTTCCCAGTTCATCTAATTATTTTTGAGAGATATTTCAAAACGGTTACCGGTATAGTATAGCTATCTTTAAAACATATATATCGTAAAGCTGTCATTATTCATCTGTTTGGTAATCTTTACAACTTTGCTAGCAAAACTACAAATATTGATATCGCCAGCTTGAACTTCCTTAATTAACCCTCTGAGACTAGCAGCTAGTAGAAAATATAGGCGCTACCTAAATCCAAAAAATAAGGACTTAGCCAAGGTAGCAATAAATTATATATCGAAAATGATAAAAATCCTGATTATGCCAGTTAGTCAGCTTATAACTGAGTAAAAACATTTGCCCTTTTACATCTTATCTTGATTCGATTTCTAAATCAACTAAAAGCTTTTGCATTGTACAAATGGCAACATTTATTTACATTGCAGCTAAAACCTCTCAACAATGGCCAATAACCTATTATACTTTCCCTATATCAATTTGCCAAAAAATTCCTGGACCATGCGTGCATTGATCTACTACGATACTGTTAGCTCGATTGTCCCGGATGAATATTTTTACAATCCTGATTTGTATGATCCCTTTATGAAAGATCTTGTGCAACACAATCTGGTGATCCCCAGGAATCCGGTAACTTCGCTTGATCATCCCTTTTCACTTGTAGATCCGTTTATCCAATATGTCACCCGGCCACACTATAAGATTGAAGAAAAGCAGAGACGGTTCCTGAACTTAACCGAAACTGTCGCGATCAACAAAAACAAATTTCCGCCTGCCAATATCAACGGTCAAAAGTTTGATTCCGGCCTCCTCTACCAGCTGGAGCACTTAGGCCTTGCAAGAAAATCAGTTGATAACTGGTATTACGTTGAAAATACTACGGCAGGCTATCTCATGTCGTACCTGTCCAATATCCTGGCAAAAAAGCTAGACTTGCTTCCTGCAACAGACACAGCGTTAAATGTATCAACGAGATTTTATCAAAAAGAACTTGAAGCTGCCGAGCAGCAGCAGCGAAGAAACAAGGCACTTAAAGGCATCCTGCCATTTCCGCAAGAACTTGATCTAA is drawn from Pedobacter sp. HDW13 and contains these coding sequences:
- a CDS encoding DarT ssDNA thymidine ADP-ribosyltransferase family protein translates to MSILETVEKIFRKKTNYAEAEQMVDQAASLRYLSTDLYSDSKRFVYELLQNADDAGGGGEKVRVAVKLFGSLLVIAHSGKPFDDGDVKGVCGVDNGSKKNDPDKTGFKGIGFKAVFGVSDHVTVFTDGEYFRFDSDFRHEWNPIWGESQAAWELQEKRSFEVPWQIIPIYTKNQEVEPDIHRFLSDGGWKVATIVALKKPEAIASAIAELSNKANMFLFLKHISSIEFLSTKPTRITVDVAQDQRTSIQVNGEEHSSWFKKTLVIDIPQATQMLLKEESDMPEKLRNAKKVEITLAAKIGDEGLEGLKDSERLLYAYLPTEERGYGIPVLVNAAFYTAANREDLHKDAAWNEWLFGCIPLELLKWIAELVTGDYGFTAYNLLPSAINPSDKLALAYNASFNLAVKQVAFVLNKGGNLLRVNQSLMDYTFLSDVEFVGGNLIRGYKMVRDGLAELDQAPFVSKNSVEGKLKAAGVAVFDWKDFQKMLATIEFEAEHDPLKNRALIMHIKNLHDNSYVSAITLDSLQSWPFILNQRNELKSPKEVFFPAPGETYADDTEISFIHADLDNWAGENLEVKLWLQGLGVQIKSDLTFLMKVILPNVSTFVTTKNAIRTVRDIFNLFSKGQVGPEILASLGELKLLSKRGNLIPAHKSFYANEYHPHIQLEAVLDEDIYVTSQYLPVGAPSADWKNFFYYLGVKERIGIVEYNEVLSNYELINKGFDVNYLTGFTFKPYLTKFPSDSFKEIRSLSLLKYTGDNFGFAQLFWQDVVLGIPVLRLLEYPTAFWGNPGFPGRDSGDKVTAYLKWYVQHRNCLPTTTKECLASGKIFLNSEENRFAQNYLPVFAGPDLDADWRSFFGFRTSLELSDYLVLLGEISTDAANIQDNKSKIQHIYTYLLDQLNVFNSQQLQSIETWALTANFLDTRGEFLAADMLNHFIDGDHKVFGGVFRFIQLNKENQRHSALEHLLELMNVNIIRQSEFGLNTPDEAPARALSRRIAQIIPFWAKWMENEAASGYPEVLFDLQEKFKKLAFFQADELEVFYGDAWNKKVAVHFVENKLYTLSPWTQQKVMYLLPNLLCRIFGYRKHDRELEFLLRSEPEEIKAYFEEEKIGLPPADDFPQGEDEKEDSDGDEENEDSQKDGYSSLAQSTALNFLMPKASYQELWDANLVRNQQLIARCGDDAKKMLLDGLSAFLDGKPLNIYHFTHIENAISIIKQGTIKSRNSASFKDSAGSGIIAQTLHERKAYARFYFRPKTPTQYYVENLGRGQDSVNRIGSDPICPVPVFFILPLDQVMDQADWKVSIGSLSAAQVEYGNTAEIISRFDFDGVYRQFGEISNDRFTVSAHQEFLVKDSLDISLVPFHLGVQNIAAKETLLALLDDAQWKNRIIVDSGLFHNSNIKAEIISSPISLDVSVSKPHDGNFILQHGTDQEWQHIKGNILNQYNAENWMTSKMGQSVFIEGNLSEAALKLFYHYKGQNWLLYANTVNYRLDYSFIRDAVKEWFDSEDESGAGIINALKQHPELAYWYASHLPGPDGLTLESHTLEVISNFQKYFNKQDFFDSYKEYILCLALHDIGKPSAVLAGDKGLQHRHTLAILDKIKSLLPFSDDGFLKLQALIDGDPIGKHLDSRFSIDLMEVFRSVTAMASKISMDVLAFWDVLVVYYQCDAAGYKSLRDKLFLKEGSNEMKLTDQGKRLLFENGYEKKFDDLEEWIKISS
- a CDS encoding histone H1 yields the protein MKNFDSLKAVVLGAEEDALKFFAKGNGAAGRRLRIAMQQVKLLGQQIRVEVSEKKKKK
- a CDS encoding recombinase family protein, which encodes MEEENKLLVAVGYARIERYGDLRELDWQAERIYDYCQENGIELRVVLSEQGERSMSWRLLEGIVCQQHGRVNVVVVAEMDILSRDVGWLLLKQAEFETKYGAEIVSVKGSQLSIDKDGGMTMG
- a CDS encoding kinase → MANNLLYFPYINLPKNSWTMRALIYYDTVSSIVPDEYFYNPDLYDPFMKDLVQHNLVIPRNPVTSLDHPFSLVDPFIQYVTRPHYKIEEKQRRFLNLTETVAINKNKFPPANINGQKFDSGLLYQLEHLGLARKSVDNWYYVENTTAGYLMSYLSNILAKKLDLLPATDTALNVSTRFYQKELEAAEQQQRRNKALKGILPFPQELDLSKLARLKEKYQREIFLFRSVVEQIAMDPKYDSERLLQEKINELNAQKDELSARMNESRLGPIILGTAMGLAGAVIGYASTNTLGGAICGLPSFTNAIYSALKIEDPAKIYDPSGMKYLAIIENKGIRKYNSAGIPRLINN